The Aureimonas mangrovi genome contains the following window.
GTCGGGATGCCAGACCTTCGCGTCCGGCATCGGCTCGAAGGTCAGGCCGAACAGGCGGTTAGCGACATCGAAGGCGGCCGCGATCATCCGGTCGAGGCTGAAATATGCCTTCACCTCGCCCTCGTCGATCGCGAACTCGGCCTGTCGGCGCTTCTCGGCGTAGTAGCGCCAGTCCCAGGGAGCGATGGCCCCGTTCTCGCCTTCGGCGGCGGCGATCTCGCGCAGCGCGCCCGCATCGTCCCGCGCGCGTTCCAGCGCCTTGTCCCAGACGGCGGAAAGGAGCGAGCGCACGGCGTCCGGCGTCTTCGCCATGGTGTCGTCGAGCTTGTAGGCGGCAAAGGAGGAGAAACCGAGGAGCTTGGCCTTTTCGGCCCGCAGCTTCAGCGTTTCGGCGATGATGGCGCGGTTGTCGGTCGCCCCGCCGTTCTCGCCGCGGCGCGTCCAGGCGCCGAACGCCTGCTCGCGAAGGTGCCGCCGGGGCGAATAGGTCAGGAAGGGAACGACGATCGAGCGAGACAGCGTCACGACATGGCCGGGAAGCTCCCGTTCGGCGGCGGCGGACGCCATGGACGAGACGAGGAAGTCCGGAAGGCCGGCAAAGTCCTCCTCGGCGACGGGCATCGCAAAGGCGCTCTCGTCGGCAAGGACGTTCTGCGAAAAGGCGGTGCCGAGCTCGGACAGGCGCGCGTCGATCTCGGCGAGGCGCTCGCGGTTCGCGCCCTGAAGTCTGGCGCCGCGCCGCACGAAGCCGGCATGGACGCGCTCGAGAAGCCGCAGCGTTTCGGCGTTGAGGCCGAGGGTTTCACGCTGGCCGAACAGCGCGTCGATGCGCGCGAACAGCGCCGGGTCCAGCGAGATCGCCGAACCGTGGCGCGAGAGCTTCGGCGCCACCGCACGTTCCACGCTCTGCAGCCGGGTGTTCGTATGCGCCCCGGCCAGCGCGTAGAAGGCGCTCGCGACGCGTGTCAGGCCGCGACCGGAGCGCTCCATCGCGGCGACCGTGTTGTCGAAGCTCGCCGGCTCGGGGTTGTCCGCGATGGCGCGGATCTCGTCACGGTGCTCGGCCATCGCAGCGTCGAACGCGGCCTCGAACCCCTCCGGCGCGAGAGCGGCAAAATCGGGCAGCCCGTTCGCGTCGGTCTGCCCGTAGGGAAGAAGCGTTGAAGCGTCGGTGCGAGGAGCCTGCATGAATGGGCGTCTCCGGTTTGCAGTTCGCGATGGCCGAGGCTAGATAGTGTCGGTCGCGCGCAAAGTGAAAGCCTCGGCCGGCAAGCGGCGGCGAAAGTCGTGAGCTCGTCCGCCGTCCGCCGCGCTTCGGCCGCGCATCGAAGCCGGTCACAGGAAAACCGCGTGTCTCATCTGACGACTGGAAATACGCTCGGCTTTCTCCTGACGGATACTGCCCGCCTTTTCCGGCAGTTCTTCGAAAAGAACGTGACGGAAAACGGCCTCGGGCTGACGCCGGGGGAAATCCGCGCGCTCGCCAACACCGTGCGCTTCCGGGGTTCGCGCCAGGCGGTCCTGGCCGAACGGATGGGCGTCGAGCCGATGACGCTGTCTTCCTATCTCGACCGGCTGGAAAGCCGCGGCCTCGTTGCGCGCACGGTCGATCCGGCGGACCGGCGGGCCAAGCTCGTGGAGCCGACGGACGCCGCCTTCGACATCCTCGACCAGCTCGACCCGCTTTTCGAGGACGTCTATCTCCAGGCCACGCACGGGCTCGAAGAGGCGCAGGTCGATGCGATGTCGGCGAGCCTGCGGATTATCCGCGCCAACCTGACGAACGACCATGGGCTCCTGGCCGAGATGAACATTCTCTCGCGCCAGAACGGCACGCCCGGCGACAAGGCGGACTGAGGCGGGGGCGCTCGCGTTTGCATCGCCGCGCACCGGCCTTATAACGGAATGAGCGCCACCGTTCCCCGGCGCGGCACGCAACTTCCCGGCGGTCTTAATGCCACGAGCGATGTCGGAACGTCGCACGAGCCTGATCGGCGCGCTTCTCGTCGCCATCGGCCCCATCTCCATGGCCCTCTACACGCCGGCCATGCCGACGCTCGTCCATGTGTTCGAAACCGACGAGAGCCTCGTGAAGCTCACGCTCTCGCTCTATTTCGCGGGCTTCGCCGTCACCCAGCTTCTCTGCGGCCCGCTGTCGGACGGTTTCGGCCGACGGCGCATCACCATCATCTTCCTGATCCTCTATCTCGTCGGCTCGGTGATGGCGATCATGGCGCCCTCGATCGAATGGCTTCTGGTCGCGCGCCTCGTGCAGGGAGCGGGCGCCTCGGTCGGCATCGCCACCTCGCGGGCCATCGTGCGGGACCAGTATTCCGGCGAGACATCGGCGCGGATCATGAACGCCATCGGCATCATGCTGGCGATCGGGCCGGCCTTCGCGCCCTTCATCGGCGGCTTCACGCTGGCGCTGGCCGGCTGGCATGCAAGCTTCGTGGTGATGCTTTTCTTCGGCCTCGCCGTCATTGGGGTCGTCTTCGGCGCCATGCGCGAGACGACGGTGGCGGACCCGGAGCTGGTGCGCCCGCGCCAGCTGATGCGCTCCTATCGCCGGCTCTTCTCCAGCCGGCAATTCCTGACGACGGTCATCACCGTCGCCGGGTCGGTGGGCGCGATCTACACGCTCGCCACCGTCCTGCCCTTCGTTCTCATCGATGGCGCAGGGCTGACGCCCACGCAATACGGCATCGGCATGCTCGCCCAGTCGGGCCTGTTCTTCCTCGGCTCGCTGGTGATGCGCGGGCTGATGCGGCGCTACACCGCCTACGGACTGGTCCCGCTCGGCCTGTTCTGCGTCGGCCTCGGCGGCGCAATGCTGCTTCTCAGCATCTGGCTCCTGCCGGTGTCCTATCTGTCGATCATGGTGCCGATCGGTGTCTATGCCTTCGGCGTCGCGTTCGTGATGCCGGCGATGACGACGGCCTCTCTCGCGCCGTTCCCCGGCATCGCCGGCGCTGCAGCCGCCGCAATGGGTTTCGTTCAGATGGGCGCGGGTCTCGTCGGCGGGCTTATCTGCGCGGCGATCGGGGAGCCGGTTCTGGCCACGCAGATCGTCATCCCGGCGATGGCGGCGATGGCGATCGCCGCCTATCTCGTCTACCGCGCCGACGAGCGTTCACTGCCGCCCGCGCAAGCGACCGGCGAGTAGGGCCTATTCGGCCGCGAGGCTCGGCTCGGCGTTCCCCAGATCCTGCATGATCTGGGCGGCGATGCGGAAGGAGTTCACCCGCGCGGCATGGTCGTGAATCTGGCCGGTGAGGATCACCTCGTCCGGCCTGTAGGCCTCGATGAAGCCGCCGAGTTTCTCGCGCACCGTCTGCGCGGACCCCACCGCCGAAATGCGCAGTGCCTCATCCACCATTGCCCGCGCGCCCTCGCCGATCTCGGCGTCGATGTCGTCGACCGGGCGCGGCAACGGCCCCGGCTGCCCGGAGCGAAGCCGCGCGAAAGCCTGCTGCATGGACGACTGGAGCCGCCGGCCCTCCGCGTCCGTCTCGGCGGCGAAGACGTTGATCGCGAGCATGAAGTGCGGCGCGTCGATCGCGCCGGGCCGGAAGGTCTGGCGATAGACCTCGACGGCCTGCTCCAATGCGGCCGGCGCGAAATGCGAGGCGAAGGCGTAGGGCAGCCCGAGATGGGCGGCAAGCTGCGCGCCGAAGAGCGAGGAGCCTAGAATCCAGACGGGGACGTTGGTGCCCATGCCAGGCACGGCGCGAATGCGCTGGTTCGGCTCGGCCTCCTCGAAATAGGCCATCAGCTCGACGACATCTTGGGGGAAGTTGTCGGAGTTCTCAAGGCTGCGGCGCAGCGCGCGCGCTGTCAGCATGTCGGTCCCCGGCGCGCGTCCGACGCCGAGGTCGATCCG
Protein-coding sequences here:
- a CDS encoding M3 family metallopeptidase encodes the protein MQAPRTDASTLLPYGQTDANGLPDFAALAPEGFEAAFDAAMAEHRDEIRAIADNPEPASFDNTVAAMERSGRGLTRVASAFYALAGAHTNTRLQSVERAVAPKLSRHGSAISLDPALFARIDALFGQRETLGLNAETLRLLERVHAGFVRRGARLQGANRERLAEIDARLSELGTAFSQNVLADESAFAMPVAEEDFAGLPDFLVSSMASAAAERELPGHVVTLSRSIVVPFLTYSPRRHLREQAFGAWTRRGENGGATDNRAIIAETLKLRAEKAKLLGFSSFAAYKLDDTMAKTPDAVRSLLSAVWDKALERARDDAGALREIAAAEGENGAIAPWDWRYYAEKRRQAEFAIDEGEVKAYFSLDRMIAAAFDVANRLFGLTFEPMPDAKVWHPDARVWRVRGADGGEKGLFIGDYFARSSKRSGAWMSALRSQHKMDGGQTPIIYNICNFAKPAPGRPALLSLDDARTLFHEFGHALHGLMSDVTWPSLSGTAVARDFVELPSQLYEHWLETPQVLAAHARHVETGEPMPQDLADRLAAARSFDAGFDTVEYTSSAIVDLALHEAGEAPEDPAAREAEILADFSMPAEIVMRHRSPHFAHIFSGDGYSSGYYSYMWSEVLDADAFEAFTEQGDPFHADTAARLAANIYSAGNSRDPAELYKAFRGRMPSPDALMRKRGLAA
- a CDS encoding MarR family winged helix-turn-helix transcriptional regulator — encoded protein: MSHLTTGNTLGFLLTDTARLFRQFFEKNVTENGLGLTPGEIRALANTVRFRGSRQAVLAERMGVEPMTLSSYLDRLESRGLVARTVDPADRRAKLVEPTDAAFDILDQLDPLFEDVYLQATHGLEEAQVDAMSASLRIIRANLTNDHGLLAEMNILSRQNGTPGDKAD
- a CDS encoding multidrug effflux MFS transporter — its product is MPRAMSERRTSLIGALLVAIGPISMALYTPAMPTLVHVFETDESLVKLTLSLYFAGFAVTQLLCGPLSDGFGRRRITIIFLILYLVGSVMAIMAPSIEWLLVARLVQGAGASVGIATSRAIVRDQYSGETSARIMNAIGIMLAIGPAFAPFIGGFTLALAGWHASFVVMLFFGLAVIGVVFGAMRETTVADPELVRPRQLMRSYRRLFSSRQFLTTVITVAGSVGAIYTLATVLPFVLIDGAGLTPTQYGIGMLAQSGLFFLGSLVMRGLMRRYTAYGLVPLGLFCVGLGGAMLLLSIWLLPVSYLSIMVPIGVYAFGVAFVMPAMTTASLAPFPGIAGAAAAAMGFVQMGAGLVGGLICAAIGEPVLATQIVIPAMAAMAIAAYLVYRADERSLPPAQATGE
- a CDS encoding LLM class flavin-dependent oxidoreductase yields the protein MIPYSVLDLSPVPEGSTPADAMANTLDLAQNAESWGYRRFWLAEHHNMTGIASAATAVVIGHVAGGTKTIRVGAGGIMLPNHAPLVIAEQFGTLATLYPDRIDLGVGRAPGTDMLTARALRRSLENSDNFPQDVVELMAYFEEAEPNQRIRAVPGMGTNVPVWILGSSLFGAQLAAHLGLPYAFASHFAPAALEQAVEVYRQTFRPGAIDAPHFMLAINVFAAETDAEGRRLQSSMQQAFARLRSGQPGPLPRPVDDIDAEIGEGARAMVDEALRISAVGSAQTVREKLGGFIEAYRPDEVILTGQIHDHAARVNSFRIAAQIMQDLGNAEPSLAAE